A part of Aegilops tauschii subsp. strangulata cultivar AL8/78 chromosome 2, Aet v6.0, whole genome shotgun sequence genomic DNA contains:
- the LOC109733885 gene encoding double-stranded RNA-binding protein 4-like encodes MDEHSYNAVEGQLSSYFVKSGSNAIIVPISCDEEGNNISKRGSNLDWYNGPALLEALNQLKEPISTQGYYYRNKLETYCLRMYQMFPIYVTKMEGELHNVKFRSEVKVNDDTFCSLEAHLQRKEAELDAAQVACTSLLNKCDDVTLRIEKDELCAKSILHEFALKSKSSLPVYSSSIVKELEMTYWKSSVLFEGVSYVSDDRAKNKRLSEQKAACAALKSILATEDHLLPSILVAKRKPTSAVAKSSRAAKKQKIGSE; translated from the exons ATGGATGAGCACAGTTACAATGCAGTAGAGGGACAACTCTCTTCGTATTTTGTGAAATCTGGGTCCAATGCCATAATTGTGCCGATAAGTTGTGATGAAGAAGGGAACAATATCTCTAAGAGAGGCTCTAATCTCGACTGGTACAATGGTCCTGCTCTTTTGGAGGCCTTGAATCAATTAAAGGAACCAATCAGCACTCAAG GTTATTATTACAGAAACAAGTTAGAGACATATTGTTTAAGGATGTACCAGATGTTTCCCATCTATGTCACAAAAATGGAAGGAGAACTGCATAATGTGAAATTCAGGTCTGAGGTCAAAGTGAATGATGATACTTTCTGTTCATTGGAGGCCCATCTACAGCGCAAAGAGGCAGAATTAGATGCTGCCCAAGTTGCTTGCACAAGCCTATTGAATAAATGCGACGATGTTACCTTGAGGATCGAGAAG GATGAATTATGTGCGAAATCTATTCTGCATGAGTTTGCACTTAAATCCAAGTCTAGTCTGCCTGTCTATTCTTCCTCCATAGTCAAAGAGCTTGAGATGACATACTGGAAATCAAGTGTTCTCTTTGAGGGTGTTTCCTATGTCAGCGACGACCGTGCTAAGAATAAAAGGCTGTCCGAACAGAAGGCTGCATGTGCAGCGCTCAAGTCGATTCTTGCTACAGAAGATCATCTCTTGCCCTCGATCCTGGTTGCTAAGAGAAAACCAACAAGTGCGGTGGCGAAGAGTTCCCGGGCAGCAAAAAAGCAAAAGATCGGTTCTGAATGA
- the LOC141041301 gene encoding uncharacterized protein, whose amino-acid sequence MAEHSFSPATSSATSPGTSPATSPGVFSSSSTSAGTTAAASTHSPFVFVTSPTTHSGSSPSIGSQFAPLFSSPAPPLSFATAPSPHPIFRDSIQNHIKFLLNPDEHNYHKWKSFFLLVLIRYGVAQFIEQPLPPNATAFHRELDAHLVLWIYSTLADNLVDHVVGATTTYDLWHHIRDYFLANRAARYMMLNRQYRNLKQGDLSVAEYARRMKLLTAGLADIDHAVTEVDLTTQFLHGIDKRLDTIRVVLGDTVPLPPFETVFSRLKLAEENLAQRVADEPVPILAVTGTSGSSNPRQGDRVDHNTERGPGFPQGRGSGNRQDGDRADRGGPGRGPGRGRGRGDHGGRDTPPPAAYNPYMGFFAPYGMALPTARPSWVPPNSAGVLGPRPGSHAQAYPMQLSSFHAPTSPQPPSWDHLAMLQAAYSASGYPNNGTAPSEWYLDSGAASHVTSNPGVNVVTGKWIFRHKFHPDGSLARYKARWVVRGFTQKEGVD is encoded by the exons ATGGCCGAGCACTCCTTCTCCCCGGCCACCAGCTCGGCCACCTCCCCGGGCACCAGCCCGGCCACCTCGCCGGGCGTCTTCTCCTCGTCGTCGACCAGCGCCGGCACCACTGCCGCCGCCAGCACCCACTCTCCCTTCGTCTTCGTCACCTCTCCCACAACCCACAGCGGCTCCTCCCCCTCCATCGGATCTCAATTTGCCCCCCTTTTCTCCTCTCCGGCGCCCCCACTGTCCTTCGCCACAGCACCCTCCCCGCACCCCATTTTCCGCGACAGTATCCAAAACCACATCAAGTTCCTCCTTAATCCTGATGAGCACAACTACCACAAGTGGAagtccttcttcctcctcgtgtTGATCCGCTACGGCGTCGCCCAGTTCATCGAACAACCTCTCCCCCCCAACGCCACTGCTTTCCACCGCGAGCTCGACGCCCATCTCGTTCTGTGGATCTACTCCACCCTTGCGGACAACCTCGTCGATCACGTCGTCGGCGCCACCACCACCTATGATCTGTGGCATCACATCCGCGATTACTTCCTGGCAAACCGCGCGGCGCGGTATATGATGCTGAATCGCCAGtaccgcaatctcaagcaaggtgATCTCTCCGTTGCCGAATACGCTCGCCGCATGAAACTCCTCACTGCTGGCCTCGCCGACATCGATCACGCCGTCACCGAGGTCGACCTCACCACTCAGTTTCTCCACGGCATCGACAAACGCCTCGACACCATCCGCGTTGTCCTGGGGGATACCGTGCCTCTCCCCCCGTTCGAGACGGTTTTCTCGCGCCTGAAGCTCGCCGAGGAGAACCTCGCTCAGCGCGTCGCCGACGAGCCCGTCCCCATCCTCGCCGTCACCGGGACCAGCGGCTCCTCCAACCCTCGCCAGGGCGACCGCGTCGACCACAACACCGAGCGCGGGCCTGGTTTCCCGCAGGGTCGCGGATCTGGCAACCGCCAGGATGGTGACCGCGCTGACCGCGGCGGCCCCGGACGCGGTCCGGGTCGTGGGCGTGGCCGTGGCGACCACGGAGGCCGTGACACCCCTCCACCCGCGGCGTACAATCCCTACATGGGGTTTTTCGCCCCCTACGGCATGGCTCTGCCCACCGCGCGGCCTAGCTGGGTTCCTCCGAACTCTGCCGGCGTGCTCGGTCCGCGACCTGGATCCCATGCTCAGGCGTACCCGATGCAGCTCTCCAGCTTCCACGCGCCCACTTCCCCACAACCGCCGTCGTGGGATCATCTCGCTATGCTCCAGGCTGCCTACAGCGCTTCCGGCTACCCCAACAACGGCACTGCTCCATCCGAGTGGTACCTCGACAGCGGCGCCGCCTCCCACGTCACCAGCAACCCTG GTGTCAATGTGGTCACGGGCAAGTGGATATTTCGCCACAAGTTCCACCCCGACGGTTCTTTGGCGCGCTACAAGGCACGATGGGTGGTTCGAGGATTCACTCAAAAGGAGGGCGTCGACTAG